DNA sequence from the Chitinispirillales bacterium ANBcel5 genome:
GATTCAGTTGCTCTGATTTTTTACGAAAAGGTGAGAGCTATAACCCCCCCCACCTTTTTTGGGCAATTAGTTACAGAAAGCACTGTATAGAAATCTATCTCTTTTTAAAGATCGCCGCAGCCCCACCGGCTATTGATAGCAAAAGATATAAAACCATTGAAGGTTCAGGGACCGCTGCTTTAGTCCCCCGGGCTGTGGCCCAAATCCCTATATAACCAGCACCGGTTCCACCCGGGACTGAAATTCTCCCTTACGCCATGTTTCTTTTATATGGGGCTAAAGGCGGTAGTTTGGGTCACCCCCGGGCGGCAATGGTAAAAGCGTGAAAAGATCCGTTTGGGGGGACCCTTAAGCTATAATCTCGGTAGGAATTTGGAATTCTTGTCTCGCAGGGAGCCTTTGGTCTTAATCTCTCTCCCATTCTTGTCGATATCCCGCTTCGCATCACCCACTACGAGGCAAGCAAGGTCCTTAGCGCCTCCGTGAAGAACCATTCACTTGCCATCAGGGCTATCTGAGGGATGGCCAACTTTGCCTCCCTGGCCTCCGTAGCAGTAGCTGCTGCGTAGGGGTGCCGGGCGACACAAATAAAAAAAACTGTTATGGCCGTAACCCCTTCGAAGCATTACATATTTATTACCATATGTTTAATCAGATTAACAGACAAATTCGTACGTTTTATCGTTCTTGTCCCACTATACAACCTTAATCCAGAATTCCAAACTCACTTTTTTTACTTTTTGTTAGACATTATTCCCCTCCAGAAAACATTTTAATTTTAACACACTATTATAACAGGAGTGAATATATGGAATCATCACAACCACTTGTACCTATCAAAATGCCCCTTGCGGTACTTCTGCAACAGGCATGTGATATGCACAAAATTTGCTACTCCGATCTTGAAGCTGTTAAGAAGGTCGGGCTCGATATGTCGCTTGTTGACGCTATCCCTCAGCTTGTGTTAGATCTTTCCAAAGCTCACAGCGATTGGATAAATGTAAAAAAAGATAGTGTTCAAGAGGGTAAAGAGCTTAAAAAGTATATTGCTGAAATGTGTAAGTTTCGTACCGACCTCTCCCGGTCTCTGCGGTTTGCGGCAAAGAAGGCCGGTGTTAAACTGGTAGTTCCCTACTATAAAACACGCAGTGGTTATGAGGTGAGTCAGCATCTAAATGACCTGGCGGTGATGGGCAGAAGGAAAAGGTGGATGCTTGAGAAGATAAACTTTGATATGTCTATTCTGGAAGAGGCGGTTCATCACTCCTTTAACCTTACAGAGAAAATAATCTTTAGAAGACAGAGTAGACCTGTCGATTCAAAAGAGCGCAAGGCGCGTGATGAGCTCTATTCGAAACTCTATAGAATAGTAGAGGAGATACGTATTTGTGGTAAGTTTGCCATGCGTCACTCAAGACGTAGAAAACTGTACGCGAACTCCTACTGGCGTCGCCCCAAACGGGGAAGACCACGGGGGTTTGCCTCGCCAAAGCCAAAGAAAAGAGGAAACGTTCAAACTGCCGCGCTAAAAGGTGTAAAACCCATGTACCAACCATCGGTTGTAACTAAAAGCACTAACCCCGGCCCGCCACCGGATAGTTAAGCACAACACAAACGTACTCTGTACCTACTAAACCACCTCTTTAAGCACCCTGTTTTTCAGGGATCACAGCATTTCTATACCCATTTTTACAAAATACCCTTAAGCGATGGGGTCATTTCACCCCAAAAAGTATTTCTCACCCCGTTTAGACCAATTCTTTTCCTCTACGAACCATTTCTCAGTGCCCACGAACTAATTATTTGACCCTCTGAACCATTACTTTAGCCCCATTTCCTACTTCTCACCCACCCTGAAGCATTTCTCTGTACCCGGGAAAACCGGAACGGCTCTATGGAAGAGTGAAACGGGTAACAGAAGAAGTAAAACGTTCATCGGGAAGGTTAAAACTGCTATCGGGAACTGTGAAAACGAACCCGGTAAGAGCCAAACAGTACTCGGGAATGGTGAAACATGGGTGTGGAAGGGGTTGTGGGGTGTGCAGAAGGGTTTCGTTGGCGGTATGGAAGGGTTCATGGAATGTGGAATGTGGAATGTGGAATGCGGGTATATGGGGGTATATGGGGGTATATGCGGGTATATGCGGGTATATGCGGGTATGTATGCGGGTATGTATGCGGGTATGTATGCGGGTATGTATGCGGGTATGTATGCGGGTATGTATGCGGGTATGTATGCGGGTATGTATGCGGGTATATGCGGGTATGTATGCGGGTATATGCGGGTATATGCGGGTATGTATGCGGGTATATGCGGGTATGTATGCGGGTATGTATGCGGGTATATGCGGGTATGTATGCGGGTATATGCGGGTATGTATGCGGGTATGTATGCGGGTATATGCGGGTATGTATGCGGGTATGTATGCGGGTATGTATGCGGGTATGTATGCGGGTATGTATGTGGTATGTATGTGGGTATGTATGCGGGTATGTATGCGGGTATGTATGTGGTATGTATGTGGTATGTATGTGGTATGTATGTGGTATGTATGTGGGTATGTATGCGGGTATGTATGTGGTATGTATGTGGTATGTATGTGGTATGTATGTGGTATGTATGTGGTATGTATGTGGTATGTATGTGGTAGGTGTGTGGTAGGGACACCCCTTGTGGGTGTCCTCCCCCTACGAAACACACACACCGTACAATTAACGGTTACTGTGCCCGGTTTTTGCTTACTCAATAGTACTGAAGATTAGTGATAAACCAAGTAAACAGAGGTGTAGTAATGAAAAAGAAAGTACGAAAAAAGATGTGGAAACTAGCGATGATGATCATAGTCTCAGTGAGTGGATTTATAATCAACCTCAGCCTCAAAAAGGTATGGAAACTGATCACCAAAAAAGATCCTCCCAAAGAGGAAGGCGAGGTCAGGTCCTGGAAAGAGTTAATCACCTGGAACATAATTAGCGGACTTATCAGCTCTGTTTCAAAATTGTTTGCAGCGCAGACAAGTCGCCGGGCAGGAAAGCGCCTTAAAGCTGTTTAAAGTTTTTGAAGCGAGAGCAGTTCAATAATCCCCAAAAACTTTAATTGTGACCTGAGTACTTTAAATCCTCGTTTGGCAAACGTGAGGTGAAGAGAAACTTTATCCGGGTACCTCCTGAGACTCTCTGCAATGTAGGTGTAAACTGAACAGTCTCTATGGAGTATATAGCCCCACAACGCACCCCACAGCTTTAAAATGCAGTACTGATTGAACTGTAGAACCTTTTGAGGTGGTTTGCTAAATTCCAGAAAATGAGCAGTTGCACCTGGTTTTAAAATTCGCCAGAATTCATCTAACGCGCCGTTAAGATCCGGAGCATTACGTAAGGCGTACCCGCCGGTTACCAGATCAAACGATTCATTTTTGAATGCCAATTTGCACATATCTTGCGCGCACAACGAGACATCGGGACTACAGTTTTCCTTAGCCCTGCAAAGCATCGAGGGTACCAGATCGATACCGGTAACAGATGCTGCGGGGAATTTTTCTTTCAAAAGGTCGGTGATATCTCCGGTCCCACAAGCTATATCGAGAACCGAAATTTTCTGCTTCTTGCCATCATCAGGTAATGCTTCGGTAAGCGTCCTTTTCCAGCGTTTATCGTTTAGAAGCGAAAGGGCTTTAGTGGTTATATGATACTTTGGAGCCACAACAGAAAAGAGATAAGAATTGAATCGTCTTTTCTGCTGTGGTCTGAAAAACAAATCATCACTGTATTTTTCCACCCAACTCTCCACTATAAGGGGTCCGGTTATTGCGTAAAGATTAAACCAGCGTTCATTGAGTTTGCAATTATGTTGCCAACCATGTAGTACAAAAAAAGGATTTTCGATGAATTCAATAGTAAGGGATCAATTGTTATCCCGCTCACAAGAGCCTGAAATCATGGACAGCAAGTCTTGTGACACTAAACAGCTAATAAAAACACTTCAGCAGTTCAAATTGGTAAACCTGCTTTTTTCAAGAGTACGATACTTGTTGAAACAATCAGTTTTAAGCGATTTAGAAAAGGTTAAAGAAGCATCACTGCTTGATATGGGTTGTGGCGGGTGCGATATCTCCCTATGGCTTATCAGACGATGCAGAGAGAAAGGCTTGAGGTGCAACATTACCTGTGTGGATTACGATCCCCGCATCGTATCTTTTGGAAAACATCTGTGCAAAGACTACCCTGAAATAGATTTTATCATTTCAGACCTGACACAGGTCCTTAAAGCTAACAAATACGACTATGTAGTAGCAAATCATGTACTTCATCACTTCTCTGACGATGAGCTTCAAACTCTTATCCCCCTTATATTCACGGCATCAAAACGCCTCTTTTTGCTCAATGATCTGTACCGCAGTGCTATCAGTTATTATCTTTTTCCATTGCTATCTAAACCTTTTTTTCACAACAGTTTTATTTGCGAGGATGGAAAACGATCAATAAAAAGAGGGTTTTTAAAGGAAGAAATTGATAAATTAGTTGACCCGTTCAATGCAACATGGAATATTAAGACTTCAACTATCTTTCCCGGTCACCTATACTGTATAGGAGAGCGTGAAAATTAAGGGGATAACTAAAACTGCTTATGGAGTTATGAGGAGGATATAATTGTTTAAGCTGCTTAAAGATTCAGTGATTCACTTTGCCAAAGATAATGCCCCACGCCATGCTGCTGCTCTTGCGTATTATTCACTTTTCTCCATTGCTCCGCTGCTTATAATCGCTGTTGCGATCATCGGGGCAGTGTACGGGGAGGATGCGGCACAGGGGCTTATCGTTGACCAATTGGGCGATATGATGGGTGAAGGTGCTGCCAGGTATGTAGAAGATCTGATTGTTCAGGCAGCACGTCCAACCTCAGGTATCACCGCTACCCTTATCAGTGTAGCGATTCTGCTCTGGGGCGCATCAAGGGTCTTTAATCACCTGAGAGCATCAATTAATTCAATCTGGCATATTCGCCTAAAAGAAAAGCTGGGTATAGTTCATAAAATCAAAATGAAAGCGTTTGCACTTATTCTCGTTCTGTTTAGTGGATTATTTCTTCTTGCTACTGCGGTTTTAAACACGGTTATTTTCGCGCTGATTGACCGCATTGAAGAATACACCCCAACCATACCGTTTCTGTGGCAAACAGTGAACTTTTTTTTTCTATATGCAGTGACCACCTTCATATTCGCGCTGATTTTAAAATATATCCCCAACGCAAAACTGGACTGGATTACGGCAACAATAGGTGCGCTCTTTACCTCATTTCTTTTCTCAGTAGGACGGATTTTGCTTGGAATTTATCTCAGTGAATTCTCAGTAACATCAACCTACGGAGCAGCCGGATCCCTTGTGGCAGTACTAATATGGCTATACTATTCAGCACAAATCCTTTTTCTTGGAGCCGAATTTACCCAACAGTATGCAAACTCACGAGGTACACCAATAGAGCCCTCCCGGGATGCAAGCGCAGTAAAGATAATAGAATCTGGTACATAAATTGCACTTTTTGATCATCCATAGAGAAAGAGAGAGGTAGTTATGTTATCATTGTCGTTTCTTTTACTTATTCTGGCAATTTTAGTAGCAGTACTTGGCTTCACAGGTATAGCAGTTTTAACTGTCGAACTTGCAACGATTCTGTTTATCGTTTTTATTGTGTTATTTCTAATTACGCTCCTGGTTGGGCTGGTAAAAAAGCCACCAAAGGTATGATAATTGATCAACACGTTGAGGGAGGTACTTTATGGGTGTGGTAAAAAAAACATTGATTTCTCTTTTGGCAGCTTCATCAGTTGGCATTGTCACAAAGGTAGTAAAGTGGAAAAGTAAAAGAGTGACTAAAGGATTTTTGCACAAGACATCAAAAAGCGGAAAGCAGGCACAAAAAAGATTGAAACATCTTTTTAAACCTAAAAAAAGCTTTCTAAAAACAGTGAAAATCGGTTAATTCTATAGCAGTGCAGCAAAGATCTTGCGTTCCGTTTAAAGGCTTCTTTACACATTGTTGTTTTTTTTGAGCAGTTGCTTTAAAAGGAGATCACTATGAAAGTATTTAAAATCAGTTTTATCGTTGCTTTTTTCATCCTTTTCACTGCTGGCTCTTCATCTGCACAAGATCTGCGTCTGACCCTTGATGCTGGCGTTTCGAGACCCGCGGGAGATTTAATGGATCAGTTTTCATGGGGATATTCCGGGGGAGGTAATTTTTTAATTCGTATTACCGATAATTTGAGTCTGGGTGGACGAATTGCCTATAACAGATGGGGACCAGATGAAGCAGAATTCCTGGAGGATATTGATCCCTTTGATATAATCGATGCTGAAGTAGAGGGAGAAGCCAGGGCGTTTGAAGTTGTTCCCATTGTAAGGCTCACAACCGCATACCCTCTCAGTCCGATTCAATTCTTTTTGCACGGAGGCGCGGGCTTATATGGACTGAGTGATGAAGTTGAAGTAAATGGTAACGATGAAGATGGAAACCCTGTTTCAGAGATATTCGGCGATGATTGGCGCTACAGATTCGGAGCACAAATTGGTGCAGGCCTGTTACTTGGTAGCCCGGATTATCTCTCCCTGGAACTCTATCCTGCTTTTCACCTGATCTTTGACGGAAATGATGATACGTTTCAGTACTTTTCAATCAACATAGGTCTGGGATTAGGTATCTGATCTCTTGCAAATGGGTTATTGAAGGAACATAACAATACGGTAACAATTGTTTAGGATCTTCAATAACCCGCTTAATTCACTTTGAAAAACAGATTTTCTACCCTCTTACCCTTTCTCTATCTGCCCGGTGTCACTTGATAAATCGGCTATTTACAGGAGCACTTTAGGTGGATTTTGATTTTAGCACAATACTTTCTCACCTTTTACATCTTTTATTGGCGTATGGTTTTGCGCTTCCCATCGGCTTTGAAAGAGAAAGGGATTCAAGAAGCGCCGGAATAAGAACGTTTCCCCTGGTAGCAGTTGCAGCCTGTGGTTATATGATAATTGGTACAACAATGCTACTTGGCCCTGAACCGCAATCAAGGGTAATGTATGGAATAATCACCGGAATGGGTTTTATTGGCGGAGGTGCTATTCTTAAGAATCAAAATATGGTGACCGGAACGGCAACCGCTGCAAGTCTATGGAATACCGGAGCAATTGGAATGGCTGTAGCCTGGAAACGCTATGAAATAGCACTGATTTTAAGTACACTGAATTTTTTAACACTAAGATACGCAACCCAGCTTAAAAGTAAAGTTGTTGATACTAAGGACCAAACCAGTGATGATTCAATTTACCCTCCTTAACCTTAGTTTCTTTTATCTATTCCAGCAGCAGCCCTGTACTCTTTCTCCCTCATATCCTCTTCATGTATTACCACAGTATTTCTTGAACATACAAATATCTCATCATCTGGTCTGTGATTGACAGTAAAATTTGATGAACGCAGCATAGCTTCTATTGCCCCACCATTTGGTACCCACCAATTAGTGGGGTCACCGGCCACCCGTTCTTCAATGAAAGCCATCTTTGGCCATCCTGTTTGAAGGAGAGTTTCTCGTTTAAAAAGATCAAGGTCGCTAACACTGGTATACTGTTCAACTCCTGGCATCTTTAAAGTTTGAAATACCATCATTTCGGAACTAATTCGGGAGATAATATCCATTGCAAGAAGAGGGTATCTAAGATGATAAAATACACCCATGAACCAGATCAGATCATAGGTTTGAGACTCATGCGCAAGATCATATACCTGCATCTTTTTAAACTCAATGTTTTTTTCCAACCCAAACACCTTCGATGCCCACAAGGCCTGTTTTAAAAAATGCTCATCAATATCTATGGCGGTTACCTTCGCACCCAAACGTGCCAGTTGAAAAGAGTAATACCCGGCATTACAGCCGATATCAAGCACGTTAACACCGCTAAGATCAGAGGGAATAAACGGAGCTATTAGCTCCCATTTGAATTTAGGAAAATCTCCCAGTGGGTGTTCAGGAGATGTCTGAGTACCATCAGGCAGATGCAAGTTGTGAAACCAGGGTTTTAAGTCTTCTATCTCTTTTTCTATCTGTTTCATTGTTGCTCCACTAATAGGTAGTGTTGTATTCCTCTAGTTTAGTTTCGAGACACCTTATATAAAACTGTAGCTTCTGGTTAAACCTTTGTGCCTCTACAGTTCCTGACAATGATTCCTTTGCCAAAGCTGAATATCCGATTCTAAACACCGTATAGGCTATAAAATGAAAAGGCAAAACTCTATCCAACTCATAATCACCCGATTTTTCTTTATATATACTCAAAAAATCTTTTGTACTCCTGTTACAGAGTGCAAATTCTATACAAAAGCCGGCAATATCCCATGCTATATCTTGTGCGGCTGGTAAAAACTGATCCCGATAATGGTCTGTTCCATCCAATTTCACCCACCTGTTTTCAGAATAAATCCACTTATGTGGCAACATCCTGCTATCTACGGCTATCGGACGTCTCCTGTACAGTTCAGTGTTGATTAAAACTTTTTTGAGCTTTTTAAGCAGATCTTTTCTTCCAATCTTTGAAATATTACCTTCAATCATCTCAAGCATCTGCTCATAGGAGGTCAGCTGTTCACAAAGTAGTCTTTTACTTCTAAATACTAAGTAATCGACAACAGTGTGAAAAAGTGTGCACAAAGAGCTGCTGGCATCTTCTTTTACATCCATAAACCGGTAAAAAACAAAACCGTTTTGAACTTTTAGAACCGGTGAAGAATAAGTATTACTCAAAATTGTTGCGATCTTCTCAGTCTCTTTCTGATACCTCCCAAGACCAGAGAACTTTGCGACTATAGTTCCGGTATTAATGGTATCTAAAAGGTATTTTCTTCTCTCATGATAGGGGTTTACTGCCGGCCAAAGGGCAGGCCTGGAAAATAAATGATATCGCCATTTTCCCCCTGAAATATCTGTTAGTGTCGGCTCTGCGCTTATTAAGTTGTTTTGAATTTTTTTCCATACTTTATCAAATTCACCCGTGAACTTTTTATAATTATTCCAGCGTTCACGTGATTTTTGGCACACAAAGTTTTTTGAACTGGGAATCCAGCTTGGAAGAAACACTATTCTCTCCCCCGGGATACCAAATTTTTCAAGATATTCGGCAGTTCCACAGAAGGATGAACCACTTAATCCCGGCCCCTCATCAACAATTAAGTAGTACGCATCCCAGTGAATAAACTTTTCGATCATTTGGTTATCGAGTTTAATTTGTCTGTTAAATGTATCACCAAAAGGCCTTACAGTAAAACTGGAGACATCTACCCCATTTGCAAGTAAAACAGAAGTGACCGCAGCACTCAGACTGGTTCCGATACTTCTCAATCCAATGCATACAACCTTTTTAGGGTGTAATTCATCAATAATTTTTTCTGAAGCATCAT
Encoded proteins:
- a CDS encoding DUF4235 domain-containing protein; this encodes MKKKVRKKMWKLAMMIIVSVSGFIINLSLKKVWKLITKKDPPKEEGEVRSWKELITWNIISGLISSVSKLFAAQTSRRAGKRLKAV
- a CDS encoding class I SAM-dependent methyltransferase is translated as MEKYSDDLFFRPQQKRRFNSYLFSVVAPKYHITTKALSLLNDKRWKRTLTEALPDDGKKQKISVLDIACGTGDITDLLKEKFPAASVTGIDLVPSMLCRAKENCSPDVSLCAQDMCKLAFKNESFDLVTGGYALRNAPDLNGALDEFWRILKPGATAHFLEFSKPPQKVLQFNQYCILKLWGALWGYILHRDCSVYTYIAESLRRYPDKVSLHLTFAKRGFKVLRSQLKFLGIIELLSLQKL
- a CDS encoding methyltransferase domain-containing protein translates to MNSIVRDQLLSRSQEPEIMDSKSCDTKQLIKTLQQFKLVNLLFSRVRYLLKQSVLSDLEKVKEASLLDMGCGGCDISLWLIRRCREKGLRCNITCVDYDPRIVSFGKHLCKDYPEIDFIISDLTQVLKANKYDYVVANHVLHHFSDDELQTLIPLIFTASKRLFLLNDLYRSAISYYLFPLLSKPFFHNSFICEDGKRSIKRGFLKEEIDKLVDPFNATWNIKTSTIFPGHLYCIGEREN
- a CDS encoding YihY/virulence factor BrkB family protein; amino-acid sequence: MFKLLKDSVIHFAKDNAPRHAAALAYYSLFSIAPLLIIAVAIIGAVYGEDAAQGLIVDQLGDMMGEGAARYVEDLIVQAARPTSGITATLISVAILLWGASRVFNHLRASINSIWHIRLKEKLGIVHKIKMKAFALILVLFSGLFLLATAVLNTVIFALIDRIEEYTPTIPFLWQTVNFFFLYAVTTFIFALILKYIPNAKLDWITATIGALFTSFLFSVGRILLGIYLSEFSVTSTYGAAGSLVAVLIWLYYSAQILFLGAEFTQQYANSRGTPIEPSRDASAVKIIESGT
- a CDS encoding DUF1328 domain-containing protein — translated: MLSLSFLLLILAILVAVLGFTGIAVLTVELATILFIVFIVLFLITLLVGLVKKPPKV
- a CDS encoding MgtC/SapB family protein is translated as MDFDFSTILSHLLHLLLAYGFALPIGFERERDSRSAGIRTFPLVAVAACGYMIIGTTMLLGPEPQSRVMYGIITGMGFIGGGAILKNQNMVTGTATAASLWNTGAIGMAVAWKRYEIALILSTLNFLTLRYATQLKSKVVDTKDQTSDDSIYPP
- a CDS encoding TIGR04290 family methyltransferase gives rise to the protein MKQIEKEIEDLKPWFHNLHLPDGTQTSPEHPLGDFPKFKWELIAPFIPSDLSGVNVLDIGCNAGYYSFQLARLGAKVTAIDIDEHFLKQALWASKVFGLEKNIEFKKMQVYDLAHESQTYDLIWFMGVFYHLRYPLLAMDIISRISSEMMVFQTLKMPGVEQYTSVSDLDLFKRETLLQTGWPKMAFIEERVAGDPTNWWVPNGGAIEAMLRSSNFTVNHRPDDEIFVCSRNTVVIHEEDMREKEYRAAAGIDKRN